One Ignavibacterium sp. DNA segment encodes these proteins:
- a CDS encoding TolC family protein, translating to MNKLLVLFVSVCFYFTGYAQENNDTIKISLIDAVDMALKNNPNLRAYYYDINSLEGIKRQAGLLPNPEADLEIENILGGKELNGFTGAEYTLSASYLFELGGKRNNRVNLVNEEINSAKSNYELLKLDVISQVKKAFIELVKIQHQIKLQHKFVNLNEEILKIISERVKAGKTSPAEESKEKFALMNSRLELQRFQRDYLSTQTKINSLCGTSGKNFVPSSDLFDALISPPNKEKYFMR from the coding sequence ATGAACAAACTTTTAGTCTTGTTCGTATCTGTTTGTTTTTATTTCACAGGATATGCACAGGAAAATAATGATACAATTAAAATATCCTTAATAGATGCTGTTGATATGGCGTTGAAGAATAATCCTAATCTCAGAGCATATTATTATGATATTAATTCATTGGAGGGCATTAAAAGACAAGCGGGTCTGCTCCCAAATCCAGAAGCAGATCTGGAGATAGAAAATATTCTTGGTGGTAAGGAATTAAATGGATTTACAGGAGCAGAATATACTCTATCAGCAAGTTATCTTTTTGAACTTGGAGGCAAAAGGAATAATCGTGTTAACCTTGTTAATGAAGAAATTAATTCAGCTAAAAGTAATTATGAATTATTAAAACTTGATGTTATTTCACAGGTTAAGAAAGCATTTATTGAGCTTGTTAAAATTCAGCATCAGATAAAATTGCAGCATAAGTTTGTGAATTTGAATGAAGAGATATTAAAAATAATTTCTGAGCGTGTTAAAGCCGGCAAAACCTCTCCTGCAGAAGAATCAAAAGAAAAGTTTGCTTTAATGAATAGCCGACTTGAGTTACAGCGTTTTCAAAGAGATTATTTATCTACTCAAACTAAAATAAATTCATTATGCGGAACTTCAGGCAAAAACTTTGTTCCTTCATCCGATTTGTTTGATGCACTTATTTCTCCGCCT
- a CDS encoding YHS domain-containing protein, which produces MLKQLILIAVVVSLTGVFTSAQDHTTTVKKEKMEQTKDSKSCCSTDKSNNEMQIQQSLNTSDPKIWNKVCPVTGEELDSDARTVEYNGKTIGLCCKKCVSKFEKDPEKYMKNLNKDGSEFIGS; this is translated from the coding sequence ATGTTAAAACAACTCATTCTTATTGCTGTTGTCGTTTCGTTGACTGGTGTTTTTACATCCGCCCAAGATCATACAACGACAGTTAAAAAAGAAAAGATGGAACAAACAAAAGATTCTAAGAGCTGCTGTTCAACTGATAAATCCAATAACGAAATGCAGATACAACAGAGTTTGAACACTTCTGATCCTAAAATCTGGAATAAAGTATGTCCAGTAACAGGTGAAGAATTGGATAGTGATGCAAGAACTGTTGAATATAACGGCAAGACTATCGGGCTCTGCTGCAAAAAATGCGTTTCAAAATTTGAAAAAGATCCTGAGAAGTATATGAAAAATCTGAATAAAGATGGTTCTGAGTTCATTGGCAGCTAG
- a CDS encoding heavy metal-binding domain-containing protein, producing the protein MLKQFVIAFVFVSFFSAFIFAQEKPKTDKKDEHHKMEHMKHDSTMQKMHHDMNHDNHSESKDESSIIREGEINLALIDVNKDGKVYQDQMCWNVISDEPGECPQCGMILKEVSLEKAKENLLKHDFKVKEDK; encoded by the coding sequence ATGTTAAAACAATTTGTAATCGCTTTCGTATTTGTTTCTTTTTTCAGTGCTTTTATATTTGCACAGGAAAAACCTAAGACAGACAAAAAAGACGAACATCATAAAATGGAGCATATGAAGCACGATTCTACTATGCAGAAAATGCATCACGATATGAATCACGATAATCATTCAGAATCCAAAGATGAAAGTTCAATAATTCGTGAAGGAGAAATTAACCTTGCTTTAATTGATGTTAACAAAGATGGAAAAGTTTATCAGGATCAGATGTGCTGGAATGTGATTTCGGATGAACCGGGTGAATGTCCCCAATGCGGAATGATACTCAAGGAAGTATCGCTTGAAAAAGCAAAGGAAAATCTTTTAAAACATGATTTTAAAGTGAAAGAGGATAAATAA
- a CDS encoding endonuclease domain-containing protein: protein MSLNKKGQLREVAKFVCRELRKKSTEAEQIMWKFLRNRNMEGRKFLRQHPLFYDLTGKDSFFVADFYCHEERLIIELDGEYHKYRITEDIIRSNIINNLGIRVIRFKNEEVLNDLSNVIKEIKNNLLFNSTPRPFS, encoded by the coding sequence ATGAGTCTTAACAAAAAAGGACAACTTAGAGAAGTAGCAAAATTTGTTTGCAGAGAGTTAAGAAAAAAATCTACTGAAGCTGAACAAATAATGTGGAAATTTCTTCGTAATAGAAATATGGAAGGAAGAAAATTTTTGAGACAACATCCACTGTTTTATGATTTAACCGGGAAGGATTCTTTTTTTGTAGCAGATTTTTACTGCCACGAAGAAAGATTAATTATTGAACTTGATGGTGAGTATCATAAATACAGAATAACTGAGGATATTATAAGAAGTAATATTATAAACAATCTTGGGATTAGAGTTATCAGATTTAAGAATGAAGAAGTTCTGAATGATTTATCCAACGTAATAAAAGAGATAAAGAATAATTTATTATTTAACTCAACCCCTCGCCCCTTCTCTTAG
- a CDS encoding CusA/CzcA family heavy metal efflux RND transporter: MTLDQNKEGLIAKLIEWSVNNKFLVIVFTIALIALGIWALTTTKVDAIPDLSDVQVIIMSEYEGQGPQIVEDQVTYPLTTKMLSVPFAKDVRGFSMFGVSMVYVTFEDGTDIYWARSRVLEYLSTIQAQMPIGVKMQLGPDATGLGWVFQYALNSDKHDLQELRSIQDYFLRYELNSIEGVSEVASVGGFVKQYQVNIDPTKLAYYNIPLQMVEMAIKRSNNDVGGRVIEMGEMEYMVRALGYIKNVDDLKSIAIGNSPKTGAPIYLRDVAVVDVGPELRRGLADWNGEGETVGGIIVIRYGENALSVIDKVKERLEELKKSLPEDITIDIAYDRSTLIDSAIDNLKGKLFEETIIVALVIIAFLLHIRSSFVAIFTLPAAVLFSFLIMRLQGINANIMSLGGIAIAIGAMVDASIVMVENAATHLSMEKDKPVIERKSHWTVILESGKEVGPSIFYSLLVITISFLPVFTLEQQEGRMFKPLAFTKTYAMAGAAILAVTIVPVLIGFLVRGKLRKEEDNPITKVLIKIYHPVVDFVMNKRWWVMGSAFVIILITVIPYSKLGSEFMPPLYEGDLLYMPTTLPGISITKAKEILQQTDKIIKTFPEVESVFGKIGRAETATDPAPLTMLETTIRLKPRDQWRDGMTPDKLVDELDEAVHIAGLTNSWTMPIKTRIDMLSTGIKTPIGIKIAGPDLKLLDDLGAEVETLVKTVTGTRSAFAERSLGGNYVDFEIDRNAVARYGLTVGDVQDVFMTSVGGMNLTQTVEGLQRYPVNMRYQRDYRENIDQLKRVLVSLPGGGNVPLEQLGKIIVREGPSMIKSENARPNVWVYIDIHDIDVGTYIKNAKEVVDKHLTLPAGYSIKWSGQFEYMERAESHLLLVIPLTLLIVIVLLYMNTKSAIKTGIVLLALPFSMVGAIWYLYLAGFNLSVAVWVGIIALLGVDAETGVVMLLYLDISYEKFKKNGLLKNLDDLREAIFEGAVKRIRPKMMTVMTTLLGLLPIVIGLGTGSDVMKRIAAPMVGGILTSMIMELTVYPAIFYTIKKRELRRMNLENN; this comes from the coding sequence ATGACATTAGATCAAAATAAAGAAGGACTGATTGCTAAACTCATTGAATGGTCAGTCAATAATAAATTTTTAGTAATAGTTTTTACCATTGCACTGATCGCACTTGGTATTTGGGCATTAACAACTACTAAGGTTGATGCGATTCCTGATTTAAGCGATGTGCAGGTTATCATTATGTCCGAATATGAAGGACAAGGACCACAAATAGTTGAAGATCAGGTAACATATCCCCTGACAACAAAGATGCTTTCAGTTCCATTCGCAAAAGATGTAAGGGGATTTTCGATGTTTGGCGTTTCAATGGTTTATGTAACCTTTGAAGATGGAACAGATATTTACTGGGCGAGAAGCAGGGTATTGGAATATCTAAGCACTATTCAGGCACAGATGCCTATCGGAGTTAAAATGCAGCTTGGACCGGATGCTACAGGACTTGGTTGGGTCTTTCAGTATGCGCTTAATTCAGATAAGCACGATTTACAGGAACTGCGCTCAATTCAGGATTACTTTTTAAGATATGAACTCAATTCAATTGAAGGTGTTTCTGAAGTTGCAAGTGTTGGAGGATTTGTAAAACAATATCAGGTAAACATTGATCCGACTAAACTTGCCTATTACAATATTCCACTGCAGATGGTTGAGATGGCAATAAAACGAAGCAACAACGATGTAGGCGGCAGAGTTATCGAAATGGGTGAAATGGAATATATGGTACGTGCTCTCGGTTATATAAAAAATGTTGACGATTTAAAAAGTATTGCAATCGGAAATTCACCAAAAACCGGAGCGCCGATTTATTTAAGAGATGTAGCAGTTGTTGATGTAGGTCCTGAACTTCGCAGAGGTCTTGCCGATTGGAATGGTGAAGGCGAAACTGTCGGAGGAATTATTGTTATCCGTTACGGCGAAAATGCTTTGTCGGTTATTGATAAAGTTAAAGAACGGCTTGAAGAATTAAAAAAATCTTTACCTGAAGATATAACAATTGATATTGCTTATGACAGATCAACACTAATTGACAGTGCAATAGATAATCTTAAAGGAAAATTATTTGAAGAGACAATAATTGTTGCGCTTGTGATCATTGCATTTCTTCTTCACATCAGAAGTTCATTTGTTGCTATCTTCACTTTGCCTGCTGCCGTTCTGTTTTCTTTTTTAATAATGAGGCTTCAGGGAATTAATGCAAACATTATGTCTTTAGGCGGAATTGCAATTGCAATCGGAGCGATGGTTGACGCATCGATTGTAATGGTTGAAAATGCTGCTACTCATCTTTCAATGGAAAAAGATAAACCTGTTATTGAAAGAAAATCACATTGGACTGTTATTCTAGAATCAGGAAAAGAAGTCGGACCTTCTATATTTTACTCGCTCTTAGTAATTACAATTTCTTTTCTTCCCGTCTTTACACTTGAGCAGCAGGAAGGTAGAATGTTTAAGCCGCTCGCATTTACAAAAACTTATGCGATGGCTGGCGCAGCAATACTTGCAGTAACAATCGTACCGGTTTTAATCGGTTTTCTTGTTCGTGGTAAGCTGAGAAAGGAAGAGGATAATCCAATTACAAAAGTTCTTATTAAAATCTATCATCCTGTTGTTGATTTTGTAATGAACAAAAGATGGTGGGTGATGGGCTCAGCTTTTGTGATAATCCTTATCACTGTAATTCCATATTCTAAACTTGGCTCTGAATTTATGCCTCCTTTGTATGAAGGTGACTTACTTTATATGCCTACAACACTACCGGGAATTTCAATCACAAAAGCAAAAGAAATTCTTCAGCAGACTGATAAGATCATCAAAACTTTTCCCGAAGTAGAATCAGTTTTTGGTAAGATTGGAAGAGCAGAAACAGCAACTGATCCAGCACCATTGACAATGCTCGAAACAACAATTCGGTTAAAACCGCGTGATCAGTGGCGAGATGGAATGACCCCAGATAAACTCGTAGATGAATTGGATGAAGCTGTTCATATTGCTGGTTTAACAAATTCTTGGACTATGCCGATAAAAACAAGAATTGATATGCTTTCAACCGGAATAAAAACACCGATTGGAATTAAGATTGCCGGACCTGATCTTAAATTACTGGATGATCTGGGTGCAGAGGTAGAAACTCTTGTAAAAACGGTTACCGGCACACGTTCCGCTTTTGCTGAAAGATCTCTCGGCGGAAATTATGTTGATTTTGAAATTGACCGGAATGCAGTTGCAAGATATGGATTAACTGTTGGTGATGTTCAGGATGTTTTTATGACCTCTGTAGGTGGAATGAATCTTACTCAGACGGTTGAAGGTTTACAAAGATATCCGGTTAATATGAGATATCAGAGAGACTATAGAGAAAATATTGATCAGCTTAAACGGGTTCTTGTTTCTCTGCCAGGCGGTGGAAACGTTCCTCTTGAACAACTCGGAAAAATTATTGTGCGTGAAGGTCCATCAATGATCAAATCTGAAAATGCAAGACCAAATGTTTGGGTTTATATTGATATTCATGATATTGATGTCGGGACATATATTAAGAACGCAAAAGAAGTTGTTGATAAACACCTGACTCTACCCGCAGGATATTCTATAAAATGGAGCGGACAATTTGAGTATATGGAAAGAGCTGAGTCACATCTTTTGCTTGTGATTCCCTTAACACTTTTAATCGTTATTGTTTTGTTATATATGAATACAAAGTCTGCAATAAAAACGGGAATAGTTTTGTTAGCACTGCCTTTTTCAATGGTTGGTGCAATTTGGTATTTGTATTTAGCAGGATTTAATCTTTCGGTTGCAGTTTGGGTTGGTATAATTGCTTTGCTCGGAGTTGATGCCGAAACCGGTGTTGTAATGCTTTTGTATCTCGATATATCTTATGAAAAATTTAAGAAGAATGGATTGTTAAAAAATCTGGATGATCTTCGTGAAGCAATTTTTGAAGGAGCAGTAAAAAGAATCAGACCAAAGATGATGACTGTGATGACTACTCTGCTTGGTTTACTTCCAATTGTAATCGGGCTAGGAACTGGTTCAGATGTGATGAAAAGAATCGCTGCACCTATGGTTGGAGGGATTTTAACAAGTATGATAATGGAGTTGACTGTTTATCCTGCAATATTTTATACAATAAAGAAGAGAGAGTTGAGAAGAATGAATTTGGAGAATAACTAA
- a CDS encoding efflux RND transporter periplasmic adaptor subunit, giving the protein MNKKILIIAIIAVVILVPAYFLFFAGGSSETASGEKQLYTCGMHPQIISDEPGICPICEMKLVPIKNKNQKSGERKILFYRNPMNPDIISDHPQKDEMGMDYVPVYEDEEGSEGVVTIDPHVQQNMNIKTAIVENKKLSSKVTTNAVLVTDETQEYIVTTKVDGWVEKLYVNYTGQQVSKGAKLMDIYSPMLVSAQQELLTALSYQGSLKGSALEEIKSSSNEMLKNSVRKLQLLNVSDSEIERLKETREVKTYVTLYAQNSGTVLEKNILQGQKIMAGEPLLRIANLANLWLTAEIYEYEIPKVMIGSKADINFDFLPGKNYQGRVSFIYPTLDEQSRTVKVRIDVPNIKGELKPSMFANVVIDGPSLKPAPVIPENAVIRTGKTDVVIVDLGDGKFKPLHVKLGIYSDGYYQILSGLKEGNKIVTSAQFLIDSESNLKAAVSQFQTGTAVHSSDKTETPEMKDEKPNTIDEKHKEQDEKKEMKMKEQEHDHTSSIVHQGIIDVESIDQNKDGKLWECPMDWNVISDESGRCPLCNMKLKEYSIEEIKVNLDKYGYKFK; this is encoded by the coding sequence TTGAATAAGAAAATTTTAATAATAGCCATAATAGCTGTTGTAATACTTGTGCCTGCTTACTTTTTATTTTTTGCCGGCGGTTCTTCTGAAACAGCCTCAGGAGAAAAACAGCTTTATACTTGCGGAATGCATCCGCAGATAATTTCTGATGAACCGGGCATTTGCCCAATTTGTGAGATGAAATTAGTGCCGATAAAAAACAAAAATCAAAAATCCGGCGAAAGAAAAATTTTGTTTTACCGCAATCCAATGAATCCGGATATTATTTCTGATCATCCTCAGAAAGATGAAATGGGAATGGACTATGTGCCGGTTTATGAAGATGAAGAAGGTTCTGAAGGTGTTGTAACAATTGATCCTCACGTTCAGCAGAATATGAATATCAAAACAGCGATTGTTGAAAACAAAAAACTTTCTTCGAAGGTTACTACAAATGCTGTTCTTGTTACAGATGAAACTCAGGAATATATCGTTACTACAAAAGTTGATGGTTGGGTTGAAAAACTTTATGTGAATTATACAGGGCAGCAGGTTTCAAAGGGTGCAAAACTGATGGATATATATTCACCGATGCTTGTCTCTGCACAACAGGAATTATTAACTGCACTTTCCTATCAAGGCTCATTGAAGGGGAGTGCTCTTGAAGAAATTAAGAGCAGCAGTAATGAAATGCTGAAAAATTCAGTTAGAAAATTACAGTTATTAAATGTTTCTGATTCCGAAATTGAAAGACTAAAAGAAACCCGTGAAGTGAAAACTTATGTTACTCTGTATGCACAAAACTCAGGAACCGTTTTAGAGAAAAATATTCTTCAGGGACAAAAAATTATGGCAGGCGAACCACTTTTGAGGATTGCTAATTTAGCCAATCTCTGGTTAACTGCTGAAATATATGAATATGAAATCCCGAAAGTAATGATCGGTTCAAAAGCTGATATTAATTTTGATTTTCTGCCAGGGAAAAATTATCAGGGAAGAGTGTCGTTCATTTATCCTACACTTGACGAACAATCCCGAACTGTTAAAGTAAGAATTGATGTTCCGAATATAAAAGGTGAGCTTAAACCATCAATGTTTGCAAATGTTGTAATTGATGGACCTTCGTTGAAGCCCGCACCTGTTATTCCTGAAAACGCGGTGATTAGAACAGGAAAAACAGATGTTGTAATTGTAGATCTTGGCGATGGAAAATTTAAACCTCTGCATGTTAAGCTTGGGATTTATTCTGATGGTTATTATCAAATTTTAAGTGGATTAAAGGAAGGAAATAAAATTGTAACATCTGCCCAATTCCTGATTGATTCCGAAAGTAATCTTAAAGCTGCGGTTAGTCAATTTCAAACAGGAACTGCTGTTCATTCTTCCGATAAAACTGAAACGCCGGAAATGAAAGATGAAAAACCAAATACGATAGACGAAAAACATAAGGAACAGGATGAGAAGAAAGAAATGAAGATGAAAGAACAAGAGCACGATCATACTTCTTCGATCGTTCATCAAGGTATAATTGATGTTGAATCAATTGATCAGAATAAAGATGGAAAGCTATGGGAATGCCCGATGGATTGGAATGTAATTTCTGATGAATCAGGAAGATGTCCATTGTGTAATATGAAATTGAAAGAGTATTCGATTGAAGAGATAAAAGTTAATCTTGATAAATATGGTTATAAGTTTAAATAA
- a CDS encoding TolC family protein → MNKIRVLIIGLIALISNSFAQVQPLHDLIDAALQVSPELKMYQAKINASENRIQQNTNLPDPMLTLGVMSLPLPSFSFNKDMMTAKVVGLSQEFPFPGMLSAKEKVNSKDVEIVKQEYIDKRNEIIKDITQSYYELINIRKETQLTIESRKLMKQILEVVRSMYSVADASQQNIFRVDLEITKMSDMLAALKSEENEQLSVINSLLLRDPSAELKTDSLPEIKFNQINVDDLIFRAEANRPFLKGIKLSEEKEKLNQSAAEYDFYPMFKLSAQYAFRSEVEGMKPDNMLSVMLDISLPFNYGGKASAMVDETKSMQEMYREQYSASIQMLKREFGMRVAKLKSIEERIELVEQGSFVQAKENFKSALASYQVGEIDFMNIIEAQDNLYTIEKNLYRLKTDYLKLIAELEFLTGTKI, encoded by the coding sequence ATGAATAAAATCAGAGTTTTAATAATTGGATTAATTGCACTTATAAGTAATTCTTTTGCACAAGTTCAACCTCTGCATGATTTGATTGATGCAGCATTGCAGGTAAGTCCGGAACTAAAAATGTATCAGGCAAAAATCAATGCTTCAGAAAACCGGATTCAGCAAAACACAAATCTGCCAGACCCGATGCTTACGCTTGGTGTGATGAGCCTTCCGCTCCCATCATTTTCTTTTAATAAAGATATGATGACTGCTAAAGTCGTAGGACTTAGTCAGGAATTTCCTTTTCCCGGAATGTTAAGTGCAAAAGAGAAAGTGAACAGCAAAGATGTTGAAATTGTAAAACAGGAATACATAGATAAACGAAATGAGATCATTAAAGATATAACTCAAAGCTACTATGAATTAATTAACATCCGTAAAGAAACTCAGTTAACTATTGAATCGCGTAAACTGATGAAACAGATACTTGAGGTTGTAAGATCTATGTATTCTGTTGCTGATGCAAGCCAGCAAAATATTTTCAGAGTTGATCTGGAGATTACCAAAATGTCAGATATGCTTGCAGCATTGAAAAGTGAAGAGAACGAGCAGTTATCTGTAATTAATTCGCTGCTGTTGAGAGATCCTTCAGCAGAATTGAAAACTGATTCGCTGCCCGAAATAAAATTTAATCAAATAAATGTTGATGATTTAATTTTCAGAGCTGAAGCAAATCGTCCTTTTCTGAAAGGTATTAAACTATCTGAAGAAAAAGAAAAGTTAAATCAATCAGCCGCAGAATATGATTTTTATCCGATGTTTAAACTTTCCGCTCAGTATGCTTTCAGAAGTGAAGTTGAAGGAATGAAGCCTGATAATATGCTCTCGGTAATGCTTGATATTTCATTACCGTTTAATTATGGCGGCAAAGCAAGTGCAATGGTTGATGAGACAAAATCAATGCAGGAAATGTATCGCGAGCAATATTCAGCTTCAATTCAGATGCTGAAACGTGAATTTGGAATGAGAGTAGCAAAACTTAAATCTATAGAAGAAAGAATAGAACTTGTTGAACAAGGCTCTTTTGTGCAAGCAAAAGAAAATTTTAAATCTGCACTTGCTTCATATCAGGTTGGCGAAATTGATTTTATGAACATTATTGAAGCGCAAGATAATCTTTATACTATTGAGAAAAATTTGTATAGACTAAAAACTGATTATCTAAAGCTAATTGCCGAACTTGAATTTTTAACAGGAACTAAAATCTAA
- the nrfA gene encoding ammonia-forming cytochrome c nitrite reductase, whose amino-acid sequence MKPISEVVKNKPWLGWLLFFATAVVVFLIGLFASSIIERRSESATLQIVKPINDWEPRNEVWGENYPREFESYLKTLNTDFASKHGGSKMIDYLEKYPELVVMWAGYAFSREYNQGRGHGYAIEDIRKILRTGDNQYSPQPATCWTCKSTDVPRVMNEIGAANFYKKKWTDLGSEIINPIGCQDCHDPKTMNLRITRPALIEAYQRQGKDINSFSRQEMRSLVCAQCHVEYYFKGDEKYLTFPWDKGFSADDMEAYYDNIEFTDWTHALSKAPMLKAQHPDYELFMTGIHAIRGVSCADCHMPYKSEGGVKFTDHHIQSPLNNTANTCQICHREETTRLIQDVYDRQDRIEEIRRIAEKTLAAAHIEAKVAWDNGATEEQMKPILKLIRHAQWRWDWVAAANAYGFHAPVEALRVLGTSIQKGEQARREIAILFSKQGWKYPIDMPDISSKEKAQIFIGLNPEKMKADKEEFLKTTTVKWDEEAKQRQGFLFDYKLKK is encoded by the coding sequence ATGAAACCAATTAGTGAAGTAGTAAAAAATAAACCATGGCTTGGATGGCTTTTGTTTTTTGCAACTGCAGTAGTAGTTTTTTTAATAGGATTATTTGCTTCATCAATCATTGAAAGACGAAGTGAATCAGCAACATTACAAATTGTAAAACCAATCAACGACTGGGAGCCAAGAAATGAAGTGTGGGGTGAAAACTATCCGCGTGAATTTGAATCTTATCTAAAAACGTTAAATACAGATTTTGCCAGCAAACATGGCGGCTCAAAGATGATAGACTATCTTGAAAAATATCCTGAGCTTGTTGTTATGTGGGCTGGTTATGCTTTTTCAAGGGAATACAATCAGGGAAGAGGTCATGGCTATGCAATTGAAGATATCAGAAAGATTTTAAGGACTGGTGATAATCAGTATTCTCCACAGCCAGCAACTTGCTGGACTTGTAAAAGCACTGATGTTCCTAGAGTGATGAATGAAATTGGTGCTGCAAACTTCTATAAGAAAAAATGGACTGATCTCGGTTCTGAGATAATTAATCCAATCGGATGTCAGGATTGCCATGATCCGAAAACAATGAATTTGAGAATTACACGACCTGCTCTTATTGAAGCATATCAACGACAGGGAAAAGATATAAATAGTTTTTCAAGACAGGAAATGCGATCACTTGTTTGTGCACAATGCCACGTTGAATATTACTTCAAAGGTGATGAAAAATATCTTACCTTCCCTTGGGATAAAGGATTCAGTGCTGATGATATGGAAGCTTATTATGATAATATTGAATTTACTGATTGGACACATGCATTAAGCAAGGCTCCAATGTTGAAAGCACAACATCCTGATTATGAATTGTTTATGACTGGCATTCATGCTATTCGCGGTGTTTCCTGTGCTGACTGCCATATGCCTTACAAGAGTGAAGGCGGAGTTAAGTTTACTGATCATCACATTCAATCACCATTGAATAATACTGCGAACACTTGTCAGATCTGCCATCGTGAAGAAACTACAAGATTGATACAGGATGTTTATGACAGACAGGATAGGATCGAAGAAATAAGAAGAATAGCGGAGAAAACTTTAGCTGCTGCACATATTGAAGCTAAAGTTGCTTGGGATAACGGTGCTACTGAAGAACAAATGAAACCTATTTTAAAACTTATTCGTCACGCACAATGGAGATGGGATTGGGTTGCAGCTGCTAATGCTTATGGTTTTCATGCACCGGTTGAAGCCCTAAGAGTTCTTGGTACTTCAATTCAAAAGGGAGAGCAGGCAAGAAGAGAAATCGCGATCCTGTTTTCAAAACAAGGTTGGAAATACCCGATTGATATGCCTGATATTTCTTCAAAAGAAAAAGCTCAAATATTTATCGGACTGAATCCTGAAAAGATGAAAGCCGATAAAGAAGAATTCCTGAAAACCACAACAGTAAAGTGGGATGAAGAAGCAAAACAACGACAGGGGTTTTTGTTCGATTATAAATTGAAGAAATAA
- the nrfH gene encoding cytochrome c nitrite reductase small subunit gives MKKVIDKIKPPPKWKIPVLFSLGIITGLFFFILHVARATSYLSDKPEACVNCHVMTPQFATWERSNHGRFTVCNDCHVPQDNILKKYYFKATDGLRHSFMFTFRLEPQVIQIHEAGRNAVQQNCIRCHIETIHPISVRAISNQKIQEEGDGYCWDCHREVPHGRVNSLSSTPYARVPVLTSPIPKWIEKSLGIKKN, from the coding sequence ATGAAAAAAGTTATTGATAAAATCAAACCGCCTCCCAAATGGAAGATACCGGTTTTATTCAGTCTTGGAATAATAACCGGACTATTTTTCTTTATACTACATGTTGCCAGAGCAACATCATATTTATCCGATAAGCCTGAAGCTTGTGTAAATTGTCATGTAATGACACCGCAATTTGCAACCTGGGAAAGAAGTAATCACGGCAGATTTACTGTTTGCAATGATTGTCACGTTCCGCAGGATAATATTTTAAAAAAATATTACTTCAAAGCTACTGATGGACTAAGACACTCATTTATGTTTACATTCAGGCTTGAACCTCAGGTAATCCAAATACACGAAGCAGGAAGGAATGCAGTTCAGCAAAATTGTATTCGCTGTCATATCGAAACAATACACCCTATTTCAGTAAGAGCAATAAGCAATCAGAAAATTCAGGAAGAAGGTGATGGATATTGCTGGGATTGTCATCGGGAAGTTCCACATGGTAGAGTTAACAGCTTATCATCAACTCCTTATGCAAGAGTGCCGGTTTTAACATCACCGATACCTAAGTGGATAGAAAAAAGTTTAGGAATAAAAAAGAATTAA